AGTGAGCCGCGACCTCAAACCGCCGACCGCCATATCGCCAAGGGATGCAGTGGGGCCGCGGGTGGAGGCCCTGGGCCTAGTCGTCTGGTTGGCTGACAGATAAGGTGAAATGAGGCACATTCAATTTTCCTCTTAATCGTATATTACGTAATGGCGAACTACTGATACTGATAGTGCATCGGCAGCACACCTCTAGCCTAAATCTAAATCttgtatacatatacatatacacacgGGACCACTCTGAGGAGTAAAGCAGATCTTTAGCAGATCACTACTTAACAGCCACAGCCAGGGAGAGATTAGCTGCCGGGAACTTGGTCTCCAGCGCAGTGACCGTGCCCATATCGCCACAGCAAACCTTGCGGAAGAGACCCACATAACCGATGCCGCCGCAGGCCACTCGGATGGCCTTCAGGACGCTCCACATGGCCACAAGCAGGAAGAGCCCCATGCAGTACGGCTGCATGTGTTGCACCACGTTCACGTTGATCCACATCAGGGCGGTAACGAATCCGGGCAGCTGGCCCATTTCCTGAAAGGGTTTTGAGCGTTAGCACATGACTTCGGCCTTAAAGGCACCAACGACTGCTACTTACAAACTCATACCAGAAGCTGGGAATCATCATGTGGCTGAACCTCGTCAACTTTGAACTAAACCATCTGAGATCGGGAATAGGGATGTTAGACTGGAAGCGGTACCTCTCCATGACCGGAATGCCCGTGACCGGCTCCAACAGAATGTATGGCTCGTGGTCCTCGGCATTGGGAGTGTATCCCTCGTAGTGCTCGCTCCAGTTGTAGCCGCTCCCGTAGAAGTGCGGCATCGAGAACGCCGAGGGGGCATCGTCTTTGGGGAAGATCATTTTAGTGGGTTACTACTTGTATGTACTTTGCCGTGCATGGTTAAGAACGAAGTCACGATTACGTACTTATCACACACTGGGATACGTCAAACATCCCGTCGGGCAACTTGATCCCGTAGCTGGTGCTCAAGCATGCCGGGGGCGTCTGGTTGACCTTGAGCAGCGTGTAGCGAAAGGCGTCCAGCCCGTTATATCGCTCCTGGCGCTGGTAGGTGAGCGGGAGAACACGGCAGGACTCGATCGCTACTATGTCCAGCGGTGTGTCAGGCTGGATGAAGGGCGGGTAAAGGGAGTTGTCCAGGGCGCCGGTCACGTTGAACGGACACTGGTCAGGGGTGTACCGTTTGGTGTGCGGTAGCTGCTCCCGGATGATGACCTCGTCGTTAAGCGTTTCGATGCGGAAGAAGTTCTCAATGCCGCGCTCCGGGCCTATGTTCACCGTGTAGATCTCCTCTTTGTCCTTGAGAGCCTGCGCGGAGGGATTCGTAAGGGTCAAAGAGGAAAGATAGTAGCTTTGTCGACTTGTGACTTACATTGTGCAGAACTGCAACATTGGCTCTCATGTTGGACATTTTGGAGAGCGCCTGCAGCAGAGGTCGGGTGAACTCCCACAGAAAGTAGTAGATGGTGTCGGTGATGAACATATCCTCCATCATAAAGGTGGCATCGAAACCAAAGGCTGAGAGCGGGGCCATGTGCTTGAGCTTCGTTGCTGCGCCCAACATCACGTTATTGGTGGACGTGATGGTCCAGTTGAGGACGTCGGGCGCGACGCTCTCCTCCGGCAGGAACTCCActgagtggtagcggtgcttACTGTACTTAACGTTTGTCGCGTTTCTTTCCAATATGTCGTTAAAGCCCACTATTTTGTAGACAATGGGTCCGATCTCCTGCACCTTAAGCCGCTTGTCGCGTCCGCTCCGGAACTCCTCGGCATTGGTCACATTGAAGACATAGTTCTTTAGCTTCCCGAACGGCGAGTTTATCCAGCTGTCCATGGTGGGCATCTCCTGGCGGAAGCGTACGTGCTCCCTGGCGATCAGGATGGGATATTCCACACCACAAGACACCACAAACAGATAGACACTCAGCGCCGCAAGGATGAGGCAGAACACTATCTTTACCCACTGAACGCACTTCATTTTGGGGCCGAGGAAGACTTTAACGGAACCCAGAGACAGGCGTGATTCGCGTCCGATCGGGAGAAAACACGCGATCCGTTTGAGTCGATTTCTAAACGCTTTCGGCAATTGCTTTGCAATCACTAATCACGAGCCTCCTCCGCCCTCCATCTGATCCTCTTGCCtaaacgaaatgaaaacaaagttTATAAAACCAAATAGCAGAAAGGCTATCAGCAAAAGCCCAATAGCTGATTCCGCTTATACTCCCCGTATGCCGACTCCGACTTTGGGGAATAGCAGCGATAACGACGGATCTCTGACCCGAGCATAGGCATTGCCCATAACACAGATTGGCCTCGGGCGTAGACTTCTACGCACTGCTGCACTGCCTCCATGAATTTCACCTCTCTTTCATCACACTCCAGAGCGACCCCAGCCCAGCAGATTGAAAAAGGCAATTGAAAAGGCGACGACCCTGTCCTGGGGTTCCGGCAAAGGTCGCCTTATCAGGAACAGACAGAGCAGTCTGCTCTTATCAGTGCCGCGGGCCGCCAAACGTGCAACGAAACAAATGACTCGCCATTAAAGTTTGGCTTCAGCTGGTCTGTCTGATCTTGCACAAGTATTTATAGACAACGCAATGCCTATGCTACCAAATCCGGTCTGGCCCACTTCGATGAAAAAATTggtagttaaattaattttaaataattaattttagttttatgtgTGCCCTTATATTATGTCGATTTAATTGATcacttaaagtaaaatttaatcaGTGTCGAAACTTGACATCTAATTAACTTGAAAGTATTGACATGGCAATTGCTAACAAGATTTTGTAGAAGTCTTAACTATTCGGGATTCATTTTTTATGGAGCTTTAATTGCTAATTtatgtttacattttattgcCTATGACAAACAGAAACAACTCAATTTGGTTTACCCTTGTCTAGGGTGTTATACATTGAGTCAAAAGTTAGCAACGCATtgaagaaaacattttcaaccTTATAAGTTATTCTAGATTATCATCACCTGGCGAGTTGATCTAGCTATGCCTGCCTGTCCGAACTTTTCAACTAAGTTTCTCTTTCCTAATGCTAtctaaataaaacttaatctAAAACTtaattgcatacttttgggaaTATAAAGAAACCAACTTAAATGCTGAACTTGAATTTACTTAACAAGTTTTGAAGAACAAGGAAGCTATATAAATGAGAACAAAAGTTATCTACAGGAactttggtttaaattttaaaatttgtattaaatctacatttaaatgaattctTATCAATCGATTATATTCAACACAAGAATATATTATCATTTTTGCATACATTTCTAATATAAGTCTCTGTTAGGATTGCCACCGTTTTTAGAAACAAGCTAACttccatacaaaaaattaaatcacctgaatgttttaaaaaaataatggcaATCAGTTTTCTTGAGTATCACtatcatatttatttacgGTACGTTAAGATGGTTAGGtgactaaaaaattaaattaagcaggaattaatttataatcgtagaaataaaaaacttctATTACTTGAACATAAAAacggaaaataaaatcatagtACTAATTGTTAACCCCGGGTTATCGggttatattatattttgaattaataaatcgctcatttttgtttacttgcaAGTGTTCAATAATGgcaatcaattaaattaatttctgaagtGCAAGACCGAATTGTTTGCCATATAGGAATCCATTTGAGAGCCAGCAATCCCTGGACGATTGTCTTACCATGATGGGTCAGTTTTTAAAGCTTATATGGATTCGGGGTAAATTATGGCCAATgtctaattaaaataatatcgTAGTTTATTGTACACattaatgaatataaattgtaCATTCGATTGATAGAATTATGTATTTATAGTATAGAAATTTCCTATGCGGAGCTTGTCCAACATTTGGTCTAATGAAGCACATTTGTATTCGAGGACGgaactttgttttatttgagaAACGTTTCGAGTTTTGTGATTGTGATTGATTGTGTGGacataaaatttcattttcaacgGGGTAATAGAAAGCAAGTACGGGATCGGCTTCTGTTTTGGTATAACAAGTCGAAGTCTAAGTCAAAGCTTTGAGCCTTAAAGCGATCACGACTGTTTCATAAGACTACATATCAAAATTTTCATAACGCTTACTTACAACGATAACCTACATACAATACaatagatacagatacacataaaaatacatacaagTCTTCCCAGCTCCATTTCTTCTAAACTACAGAGACAACATTCCCAATTGGGTGAGGTGAGGGACTAAAATGGGAATAGGGGTAATGGGATTGGTGATTAGGGGATGGAAGTGGGAAGGGCTAGTCCCAGTTCCTAGCTAAGACCTATACTAAATTAAGACACCCAGAGACCCTCGGACTGCGACCAGACTCCGACTAGAGCGCTTAGTATCTGGCGGGTTGGATATCCTTGTTCTGCTTCTTGTTCATGTCGACCTGGGCAGTGGCCAGGTAGTTGGAGCCCTCCAGGTGCAGGGTGCTCTGTCGGTGCGAGTTGCGGATCAGGCAGAAGgtcgacagcagcagcaggatcaCGCCCAGGGCGCAGAGGCCCACGATGAGCGCCACGCGGATCTTGGGCGGCACCTGCTCGGCAAAGCGCATCAGGTCAGTGACCTCGTCGGGCAGGTTGTCGATGCCCTCCTCGAACCACAGAATGGGGAAAATAATGTCCGGGAAGTTGGCCACCTGCTTGATGTCAAACACCTGGCTGACGGCCAGATTGATCTGGATACGGGCGCGCACTCGCAGGGTGGTTCCCATTTTCTGTCAATACACATGATTAAAATAAACCTAAAGAATGCTTGTTGGTGTCTTACAGGCTGGACGTCGAAGAAGAACTGGTGCTTTTCCTTCATTGGCGGCGAAATACCTTCCACTTGCGTCCTCAGACTTTCGTCGGCCAGGTAGAAATGCGGGAAACTCAGCATGATGGGGGAATCTGTAGAAAACTTTATGTCAGAGCTTGATTGAAGTCAGCCTCAAAGATTCCTCCTCACCGTATTGACACAGGGAGACGTTGAAGAGTCCGTTCGGGGAGCACGAGGGCTTGCCTGCGGGGCAGAAGCACATGTTCTCCGGGTGACTATCGACATCGGCGAACACCCACTCGGGCGGGGTGAAGCGGTAGCCGGGAACCTCGTTCGAGGTCATCACCTCCTTCTCGAACACCAGGGGCAACAGGCGGCACAGATCCTTGTCGTACACATGGAGGATACGGTCGTGGTCAATGTGTGGAGGGAAGATGGAGCCATCGGTGCCCGCTAGGGTGTTGCACGCGTCCGTGGTCCAGTGCGGCAGATGGGTGCGGCCGTTGAAGTTGTCGATGATGCCGTACTTATGAATGTCGTCAACGCCGGTGTTGACGGTGACGCGGTCGGAACTGGTGCCGTTTTTGCCATACAGCAGTCCAAACTCCTCGTAGGGCAGCTTCTGCTCCTTGGGCACCACGTCCTTGGCCAGCTTAAGCAGCGGGTCCTCGTAGCCCCAGAGCAGTTGCCCCACGGACACCTGGACGAACGGCTTGATCTTCAGAATGTCCATGATGCTGGCCATGGCCAGACGCAGGAATCTGCACCAGACAAGACAAGATCAGGGTTATCAAGAGAGGAGTTGCAGGGCGGTGATGTACTTACCGGGCAGCGTGCTTGCTCTGAGAGGTAGCACTCAGCATGGGAATGTTGGGCACAATAACCACGTCGTCTTCAGGCCCCACCGAGAGATCTTCGCGGAACGAGTAGATCTTGCGCAGATTGTAGCTCAGCGTGCCATTGTCATTCTCCACGATGTTTACCTTTTCCCAGGTCTCGCTGCAGATGGGGTTCATATCGGATCGTATGCCATATTTGTTCGGAGTGAAGATCACTTACCTGTAAACGTAGGGGCCCACCTCATCAACAATGGCCTTGGAGCCGTTGCTGAGGAAGTCGTCCGCGTTGGTCACATTGTAGATATATAGACTGATTCGGGGCTCCACCGGGGGCTTGGCCCACCAGCCAAATGTCTTGGCGCCGGGACGCAAGGCCACCATGCGGTCCACAACTGCATCGATTAGCACGGAGAATTCACAGGCCACTACGATTCCGCCAATTATCAGCGCCGACGCCACGACGATCGTAATCCCTGAAAACCAAAGCGAATTGTTGAACAATTGTTCACCGAATGCATAAATTAGTCGATAAGTGGGATGAGTCAATTTGGTATTGAATGGGAAAACGTGGAAAGTGTATTTGAGTTGCAACTCAACTGAAACTGCTCGATAGCAGTGTTCGGGATGTGACATAAATGTTTATACACCGCTGATGGAGCAACTAAAATGAATCACTGACCCTTTGACCTTTAGCTCCCAGTTGTACAATCACCCATTATCTATTTATAAGCCCAATCAGTTGTGATTGAATAATTGCAAGTAAATTATAGATGCTGAAACGCCAGAACCGGAAAGACTGCTTAAAA
This region of Drosophila gunungcola strain Sukarami chromosome 2R unlocalized genomic scaffold, Dgunungcola_SK_2 000079F, whole genome shotgun sequence genomic DNA includes:
- the LOC128256964 gene encoding lysosome membrane protein 2 isoform X1, giving the protein MNGPKHKFCTKLSSTYLRKWWITIVVASALIIGGIVVACEFSVLIDAVVDRMVALRPGAKTFGWWAKPPVEPRISLYIYNVTNADDFLSNGSKAIVDEVGPYVYSETWEKVNIVENDNGTLSYNLRKIYSFREDLSVGPEDDVVIVPNIPMLSATSQSKHAARFLRLAMASIMDILKIKPFVQVSVGQLLWGYEDPLLKLAKDVVPKEQKLPYEEFGLLYGKNGTSSDRVTVNTGVDDIHKYGIIDNFNGRTHLPHWTTDACNTLAGTDGSIFPPHIDHDRILHVYDKDLCRLLPLVFEKEVMTSNEVPGYRFTPPEWVFADVDSHPENMCFCPAGKPSCSPNGLFNVSLCQYDSPIMLSFPHFYLADESLRTQVEGISPPMKEKHQFFFDVQPKMGTTLRVRARIQINLAVSQVFDIKQVANFPDIIFPILWFEEGIDNLPDEVTDLMRFAEQVPPKIRVALIVGLCALGVILLLLSTFCLIRNSHRQSTLHLEGSNYLATAQVDMNKKQNKDIQPARY
- the LOC128256965 gene encoding scavenger receptor class B member 1; this encodes MKCVQWVKIVFCLILAALSVYLFVVSCGVEYPILIAREHVRFRQEMPTMDSWINSPFGKLKNYVFNVTNAEEFRSGRDKRLKVQEIGPIVYKIVGFNDILERNATNVKYSKHRYHSVEFLPEESVAPDVLNWTITSTNNVMLGAATKLKHMAPLSAFGFDATFMMEDMFITDTIYYFLWEFTRPLLQALSKMSNMRANVAVLHNALKDKEEIYTVNIGPERGIENFFRIETLNDEVIIREQLPHTKRYTPDQCPFNVTGALDNSLYPPFIQPDTPLDIVAIESCRVLPLTYQRQERYNGLDAFRYTLLKVNQTPPACLSTSYGIKLPDGMFDVSQCVINDAPSAFSMPHFYGSGYNWSEHYEGYTPNAEDHEPYILLEPVTGIPVMERYRFQSNIPIPDLRWFSSKLTRFSHMMIPSFWYEFEMGQLPGFVTALMWINVNVVQHMQPYCMGLFLLVAMWSVLKAIRVACGGIGYVGLFRKVCCGDMGTVTALETKFPAANLSLAVAVK
- the LOC128256964 gene encoding lysosome membrane protein 2 isoform X2 — translated: MQVADILHRITIVVASALIIGGIVVACEFSVLIDAVVDRMVALRPGAKTFGWWAKPPVEPRISLYIYNVTNADDFLSNGSKAIVDEVGPYVYSETWEKVNIVENDNGTLSYNLRKIYSFREDLSVGPEDDVVIVPNIPMLSATSQSKHAARFLRLAMASIMDILKIKPFVQVSVGQLLWGYEDPLLKLAKDVVPKEQKLPYEEFGLLYGKNGTSSDRVTVNTGVDDIHKYGIIDNFNGRTHLPHWTTDACNTLAGTDGSIFPPHIDHDRILHVYDKDLCRLLPLVFEKEVMTSNEVPGYRFTPPEWVFADVDSHPENMCFCPAGKPSCSPNGLFNVSLCQYDSPIMLSFPHFYLADESLRTQVEGISPPMKEKHQFFFDVQPKMGTTLRVRARIQINLAVSQVFDIKQVANFPDIIFPILWFEEGIDNLPDEVTDLMRFAEQVPPKIRVALIVGLCALGVILLLLSTFCLIRNSHRQSTLHLEGSNYLATAQVDMNKKQNKDIQPARY